The following proteins are encoded in a genomic region of Nakaseomyces glabratus chromosome J, complete sequence:
- the CDC53 gene encoding cullin CDC53 (CAGL0J09218g~Nuclear ubiquitin complex component): protein MSENLPRSDDLDATWNFIQPGIDQILGNDSTEVTNKKVQKILSPTMYMEIYTAIYNYCVNKSRSSGHFNADRQQSGSSGQSSILVGSEIYERLKKYLRHYISNFKKDSNETFLQFYVRRWKRYTIGAIFLNHAFDYMNRYWVQKERSDGKRHIFDVNTLCLMTWKEVLFDPHSDELITEILDQITAERNGEIIQRDHITTSIKSLVALGIDPQDLKKLNLNVYIQVFEKKFLKKTETYYQQYSEDYLTTHSVTEYIFKAHEIISREEKGMAMYWDDHTKKPLSETLNEVLVKSHIEKLESEFIVLLDSRDNSKISALYSLILRDFSLLPRLANVFEEYIRKSGENEVSQLISAHKAAVMEASADGNGTKKMAMATTQSLPPKDYIKALLKVYNTFKNIDRECFPTDPLFAKALDNACRAYININEFALPSGSSRSATSKTSEMLAKYSDQLLKKSTKPEVANDMSDDDIITIFKFITDKDAFESHYRRLFAKRLIHGTSTSSDDEESIIKRLQTENSMEYTGKITKMFQDVRLSKMLESDFDVMIKSQSDYSREKFPELQPFVLAENMWPFSYQEVDFRLPEELVASHKKLESMYIGKHNGRILKWLWPLCRGELKADIGKPGRVPFVFTVTLFQMSILLLFNDKDVLTFEEIQEGTNLNIQNIASSMVPFIKFKLVQQLPPGLDNLVKGDTQFKLNRPYKAVKTQINFAAGVKNDILGTISKSSNSVSNGVSGISDEKLSESEKIEKELNAERQMFLEACIVRIMKTKRNLPHSTLVNECIAQSHQRFKAKISMIKRAIDSLIQKGYLQRGEDGESYTYLA, encoded by the coding sequence ATGTCAGAAAACTTGCCTAGATCTGATGATCTAGATGCCACCTGGAATTTCATTCAACCAGGTATCGATCAAATCCTGGGAAATGACAGTACTGAAGtaacaaataaaaaggTACAGAAAATTTTATCACCAACAATGTACATGGAAATATACACAGCTATTTATAATTACTGTGTTAATAAATCTCGATCATCAGGACATTTCAACGCTGATAGACAACAATCTGGAAGTTCTGGCCAATCATCTATATTAGTTGGCAGTGAGATATACGAAAGATTGAAAAAGTATCTCAGACATTACATATCGAACTTTAAAAAGGATAGCAACGAGACATTCTTACAATTCTATGTTAGAAGGTGGAAAAGATACACTATTGGAGCAATCTTCCTTAACCATGCATTTGATTATATGAATAGGTATTGGGtgcaaaaagaaagaagcgACGGTAAAAGGCATATTTTTGATGTAAATACACTTTGTTTGATGACATGGAAGGAAGTTTTATTCGATCCACACAGTGATGAACTTATTACTGAAATTCTTGATCAGATTACTGCTGAGAGAAATGGCGAGATAATCCAAAGAGATCATATAACAACCTCAATCAAGTCACTGGTGGCCTTAGGTATTGATCCTCAAGATCTAAAGAAGTTGAATTTGAATGTTTACATACAAGTCTtcgaaaaaaaattcttgaaaaagACAGAAACTTATTACCAACAATATTCAGAAGATTATTTAACAACTCATTCAGTTACAGAATACATTTTCAAAGCCCACGAAATCATATCTCGTGAGGAGAAGGGAATGGCCATGTATTGGGACGATCATACCAAAAAACCATTGTCCGAAACTCTAAATGAGGTATTAGTTAAGAGTCACATTGAAAAGCTCGAATCCGAATTCATTGTCTTGCTAGATTCTAGAGACAATAGTAAAATATCAGCTCTTTACAGTTTGATATTGCGTGacttttctcttctccCCAGGTTGGCTAatgtttttgaagaatacaTCAGAAAAAGTGGAGAAAATGAAGTTTCCCAATTAATATCTGCACATAAGGCTGCTGTAATGGAAGCTTCTGCTGATGGAAATGGTACTAAAAAGATGGCAATGGCAACGACACAATCTTTACCTCCAAAAGATTACATCAAAGCACTTCTTAAGGTCTACAATACTTTTAAGAATATTGATAGGGAATGTTTTCCAACCGATCCTCTATTTGCAAAGGCTCTTGACAATGCTTGTAGGGCATATATTAACATTAACGAGTTTGCCCTACCAAGCGGATCTTCCAGATCTGCTACATCTAAAACTTCAGAAATGTTAGCAAAATATAGTGATCAACTATTGAAAAAGTCAACAAAACCCGAAGTTGCAAATGATATGAGTGATGACGACATTATTACGatattcaaatttattaCCGACAAGGACGCATTTGAATCTCATTACAGAAGATTATTTGCCAAGAGATTAATTCACGGTACTTCTACATCATCTGATGACGAAGAGTCCATTATCAAGAGACTACAGACAGAAAATAGTATGGAATACACTGGTAAGATAACCAAAATGTTTCAAGACGTTCGCTTATCAAAAATGTTGGAAAGCGATTTTGATGTTATGATTAAGAGTCAAAGTGACTACTCTAGGGAAAAGTTCCCAGAACTTCAACCATTCGTTTTAGCAGAAAACATGTGGCCCTTCTCATATCAAGAGGTGGACTTTAGGTTACCGGAGGAGCTTGTGGCATCTCATAAGAAGTTAGAATCTATGTATATTGGAAAGCACAACGGTAGAATATTGAAATGGTTGTGGCCTTTATGCCGCGGTGAACTAAAAGCAGATATTGGTAAGCCTGGCCGTGTTCCATTTGTATTCACTGTTACTTTATTCCAAATGTCCATTTTGCTGCTTTTCAATGATAAAGATGTGCTAACATTTGAGGAAATTCAAGAAGGCACTAACTTGAACATTCAAAACATTGCGTCATCAATGGTACCATTCATTAAATTCAAGCTAGTTCAGCAATTACCTCCGGGTTTAGATAATCTGGTAAAAGGTGACACACAATTTAAATTGAATAGACCATACAAAGCAGTAAAAACTCAAATTAACTTTGCTGCAGGTGTGAAGAACGATATCCTAGGCACCATATCCAAGTCATCAAATTCAGTTAGCAACGGAGTTTCTGGTATTTCCGATGAAAAATTGAGTGAGAGTGAAAAGATCGAAAAAGAACTGAATGCAGAAAGACAAATGTTCTTAGAAGCATGTATTGTCCGTATCATGAAAACGAAGAGAAACCTACCCCATTCTACGCTGGTCAACGAATGTATTGCGCAATCTCATCAAAGATTCAAAGCTAAGATCTCGATGATAAAACGAGCAATTGACAGCCTGATTCAAAAAGGTTACTTACAAAGAGGCGAAGATGGAGAATCATATACATATCTTGCATAG
- the LYS21 gene encoding homocitrate synthase LYS21 (CAGL0J09240g~Homocitrate synthase; protein abundance increased in ace2 mutant cells), whose product MDQYQQVTESTPTVETSNPYGPNPADFLSNVKEFQLIDSTLREGEQFANAFFDTEKKIEIAKALDDFGVDYIELTSPVASEQSFRDCKAICNLGLKAKILTHIRCHMDDAKVAVETGVDGVDVVIGTSKFLRQYSHGKDMNYIAKSAIEVIEFVKSKGIEIRFSSEDSFRSDLVDLLNIYKTVDKIGVNRVGIADTVGCANPRQVYELVRTLKSVVSCDIECHFHNDTGCAIANAYTALEGGAKLIDVSVLGIGERNGITPLGGLMARMIVAAPEYVKSKYKLHKIRDIENLVAEAVEVNIPFNNPITGFCAFTHKAGIHAKAILANPSTYEILDPHDFGMKRYIHFANRLTGWNAIKSRVDQLNLNLTDDQVKEVTTKIKKLGDIRPLNIDDVDSIIKDFHADLATPMVRPTEDGADNEEPLQLDEPAKKKSKLSQ is encoded by the coding sequence aTGGATCAATACCAACAAGTAACTGAATCAACTCCAACTGTGGAGACAAGTAATCCATATGGACCAAACCCAGCTGACTTCTTGTCCAATGTCAAGGAATTTCAACTGATTGACTCTACCTTGAGAGAAGGTGAGCAATTTGCCAATGCTTTCTTCGACACtgagaagaagattgaAATTGCCAAGGCCTTGGATGACTTCGGTGTCGACTACATTGAATTGACCTCTCCAGTGGCCTCTGAGCAGTCTTTCAGAGATTGTAAGGCTATTTGCAACCTGGGATTAAAGGCAAAGATTCTTACCCACATTCGTTGTCACATGGACGATGCCAAGGTGGCCGTTGAGACTGGTGTCGATGGTGTTGATGTTGTCATTGGTACTTCCAAGTTCTTGAGACAGTACTCCCACGGTAAGGACATGAATTATATTGCCAAGAGTGCCATTGAGGTCATCGAGTTCGTTAAGTCAAAGGGTATTGAGATCAGATTTTCCTCCGAAGATAGTTTCAGAAGTGACCTGGTTGATCTACTGAATATTTATAAGACTGTCGACAAGATCGGTGTCAACAGAGTTGGTATTGCTGATACTGTTGGCTGTGCTAACCCAAGACAAGTTTACGAGTTGGTCAGAACTTTGAAGTCTGTGGTCTCCTGTGACATTGAGTGTCATTTCCATAACGATACTGGTTGTGCCATCGCTAATGCTTACACGGCTCTAGAAGGTGGTGCCAAGCTAATAGATGTCAGTGTTCTAGGTATTGGTGAAAGAAACGGTATCACACCATTGGGTGGTCTAATGGCTAGAATGATTGTCGCCGCTCCAGAATATGTCAAGTCCAAGTACAAGCTGCACAAGATCAGAGACATTGAGAATTTGGTCGCCGAAGCTGTTGAAGTCAACATTCCATTCAACAACCCAATCACTGGTTTCTGTGCCTTCACACACAAGGCTGGTATCCACGCCAAGGCCATTCTTGCCAACCCATCCACATACGAAATCCTTGACCCACATGATTTCGGTATGAAGAGATATATACATTTTGCTAACAGGCTAACAGGCTGGAACGCCATTAAGTCGAGAGTTGATCAATTGAACTTGAACTTGACAGATGACCAAGTCAAGGAAGTTACCACTAAGATTAAGAAGCTGGGTGATATCAGACCTCTGAATATCGACGATGTTGACTCCATTATCAAGGACTTCCACGCTGATCTAGCGACACCAATGGTCAGACCAACCGAAGACGGTGCTGACAACGAAGAGCCACTACAACTTGATGAACCAGCTAAGAAGAAATCTAAGCTATCCCAATAA
- the STF1 gene encoding ATPase-binding protein (CAGL0J09262g~Ortholog(s) have ATPase binding activity, role in negative regulation of ATPase activity and mitochondrion localization) — MPKNTLRSNDKFQSIKKMLAARTGSRAILRIRPQAVIRQYSDGFMATGNGIFDQREKAKEDYFIRQHEREQLQKLKEQLEHHKSKVKDIQEKIDKLSKK, encoded by the coding sequence ATGCCAAAGAATACTCTGAGAAGTAACGATAAGTTTCAAAGCATAAAAAAGATGTTAGCTGCACGTACAGGATCTAGGGCTATTTTGAGGATACGTCCACAGGCTGTGATAAGACAATACTCTGATGGTTTCATGGCCACTGGCAATGGAATATTTGACCAAAGAGAAAAGGCCAAAGAGGACTATTTCATCAGACAGCATGAAAGAGAGCAATTACAAAAGTTAAAAGAACAACTCGAACACCACAAATCCAAGGTCAAGGATATACAGGAAAAGATCGACAAGTTGTCCAAGAAATGA
- a CDS encoding uncharacterized protein (CAGL0J09284g~Ortholog(s) have cytoplasm, nucleus localization): MSESSKFRPPIAETKKLESDILAIIQRLRDDEAGEGQVAKDEVISVLNRSLTALSHWVLQAQLMELDPNNQDRVAVENSLLKKEVEFLSGKASQKRLHPIQIPPSQLKEPSERPYKVDVHTPVKEKRKKKIDISQITPKRGEFSPKQQNTGTKYDAEKSPTGRSLNTRRTSGEPLSPKGLHEPGTQFKLVENKKPHPRMRRTSDNPSRNEYVRVFHLEKEK; the protein is encoded by the coding sequence ATGTCTGAGTCAAGTAAGTTTAGGCCTCCTATTGCTGAGACAAAGAAGCTGGAAAGTGATATTTTGGCAATTATACAGCGACTGCGGGATGACGAGGCTGGTGAAGGACAGGTGGCGAAAGATGAGGTTATAAGCGTATTGAATCGGTCTTTGACAGCGCTGTCACACTGGGTCTTACAAGCCCAGCTGATGGAGCTGGACCCCAATAATCAAGATCGAGTTGCAGTTGAGAACAGTTTACTGAAAAAGGAAGTAGAGTTCTTATCCGGGAAAGCATCTCAAAAGCGTCTCCATCCTATTCAGATACCGCCAAGCCAACTTAAAGAGCCCTCAGAGAGGCCATACAAGGTAGATGTTCACACGCCCGTGAAggagaaaaggaaaaagaagataGACATCTCACAGATAACTCCCAAGAGAGGTGAATTCTCACCAAAACAGCAAAACACAGGTACAAAATATGATGCTGAGAAGTCCCCAACTGGTAGAAGCTTGAATACTAGGCGAACAAGTGGTGAGCCCTTATCTCCCAAGGGCTTACACGAACCAGGAACACAATTTAAGCTTGTCGAAAATAAGAAACCACATCCTAGGATGAGAAGAACCAGCGATAATCCTTCTAGAAACGAATATGTTAGGGTGTTCCATctagagaaagagaaatgA
- the VCX1 gene encoding Vcx1p (CAGL0J09306g~Ortholog(s) have calcium:proton antiporter activity, potassium:proton antiporter activity and role in calcium ion transport, cellular calcium ion homeostasis, transmembrane transport) — translation MDSTAPLLGPNSRQTALSTYSAAKRDLIYVCASSPLHLLLIFVPLGIIWGYMELSHTWTFVFNFLAIIPLAAILAHATEELADKAGSTIGGLLNATFGNAVELIVSVIALKEGQVRIVQASMLGSLLSNLLLVLGFCFLFGGYNRIQQTFNQTAAQTMSSLLAISCASLLIPAAFKATLPHGKEDWIVDDKILHLSRGTSLILLMIYVLFLVFQLGSHHAMFEQQHEETDEVVSELSIKPHQSLSIRSSLWFLLLSTVIVSICADYLVGTIDNVVESTGLSKTFIGLIVIPIVGNAAEHVTSVMVAMKDKMDLAISVAIGSSLQIALFVTPFMVLVGWWIDVPMTLNFSTFETTTLFIAVFLSNYLILDGESNWLEGVMSLAMYVLIAMAFFYYPDVMADAA, via the coding sequence atggatTCCACAGCACCATTATTGGGACCTAACTCAAGACAGACTGCTCTGTCTACGTACTCTGCTGCAAAGAGAGACTTAATATATGTATGCGCATCATCTCCATTGCATCTTTTGCTGATATTTGTGCCTCTAGGTATCATTTGGGGTTATATGGAGTTGTCGCACACTTGGAcatttgttttcaatttcttagCTATCATACCATTGGCTGCAATCCTAGCTCATGCCACAGAAGAATTGGCTGACAAAGCAGGTAGCACTATCGGTGGTTTATTGAATGCTACTTTCGGTAACGCCGTCGAACTAATTGTCTCAGTGATCGCTTTGAAAGAGGGCCAAGTCAGAATTGTTCAAGCCTCCATGCTTGGTAGTTTGCTCTCTAACTTGCTTTTGGTCCTAGgtttctgtttcttattTGGTGGTTACAACAGAATCCAACAAACTTTTAACCAAACAGCAGCTCAGACTATGTCCTCTCTATTGGCCATCTCATGTGCTTCGCTATTGATTCCAGCTGCCTTTAAAGCTACTTTGCCTCACGGTAAGGAAGATTGGATTGTTGATGACAAAATTCTACACCTGTCTAGGGGCACCTCATTGATCTTGCTTATGATATATGTCCTATTCTTGGTATTCCAACTTGGTAGCCATCATGCCATGTTTGAACAACAACACGAGGAAACCGATGAAGTCGTTAGCGAACTCTCCATCAAACCACACCAGAGTCTGTCCATCAGATCATCTCTTTGGTTCTTGCTCCTTTCAACTGTCATTGTCTCTATTTGTGCTGACTACTTGGTTGGCACTATCGACAACGTTGTGGAGTCTACTGGGTTGTCTAAGACTTTCATCGGTTTGATTGTTATTCCAATCGTTGGTAACGCAGCCGAACATGTAACTTCAGTCATGGTTGCTATGAAGGACAAGATGGACCTTGCTATCAGTGTTGCCATCGGCTCCTCACTACAGATCGCCCTGTTCGTCACCCCATTCATGGTCCTTGTCGGCTGGTGGATCGATGTCCCAATGACTTTGAACTTCTCTACATTCGAAACCACAACATTGTTCATCGCAGTGTTCTTGTCAAACTACTTGATTTTAGACGGTGAGTCCAACTGGCTAGAAGGTGTGATGTCTCTGGCCATGTACGTCCTGATCGCCATGGCCTTCTTCTACTACCCTGATGTGATGGCTGATGCCGCCTGA
- the PCL2 gene encoding cyclin PCL2 (CAGL0J09328g~Ortholog(s) have cyclin-dependent protein serine/threonine kinase regulator activity), whose amino-acid sequence MSDIEALLQFNRKPVSQEMITYLARSTESIIQVRETHSMIDVAIPAPKLELFIKKLVKYSNVQTPTLMATTVFLTKLRSIIPANVYGIETTRHRIFLGCLILSAKTLNDSSPLNKHWAQYTDGLLHLKEVNTIERELLEYFDWNLTLSTNDLIQSLAPFLKPIKDQIIRSRQQELLLFNAPTPSQLKSYMNSPQSRSSSYNSIPSLSSSNTISTINSSRSRSSLNYSANIQTIPEGESDVVSQRKTSLSNLDPNKYANTSVSEKRKSSRPIILKTGLDKPMVAGQTKIKRSNWTNFF is encoded by the coding sequence ATGTCTGATATAGAGGCTTTATTGCAATTCAATCGGAAACCGGTTTCTCAAGAGATGATAACGTACTTGGCAAGGTCCACTGAGAGTATCATACAAGTACGTGAAACTCATAGCATGATTGATGTCGCTATTCCAGCACCAAAATTGGAATTGTTCATCAAGAAGCTCGTTAAGTACTCGAATGTGCAAACACCAACATTAATGGCTACCACGGTTTTTCTTACGAAACTGAGGTCTATTATACCAGCTAATGTATATGGTATTGAAACTACTAGACATAGAATATTTCTGGGTTGTTTGATCCTTTCGGCAAAGACTCTGAATGACTCCTCACCGTTGAACAAGCACTGGGCCCAATATACTGATGGATTGCTACATTTGAAAGAAGTCAACACTATTGAACGTGAGCTTCTCGAGTACTTCGATTGGAATCTTACTTTATCAACAAATGATTTGATCCAATCATTGGCTCCATTTTTGAAGCCTATCAAGGACCAAATCATCAGATCAAGACAACAGGAGTTGCTATTGTTCAATGCACCAACTCCTTCTCAATTGAAGTCGTACATGAACTCACCACAATCGCGTTCATCTTCCTACAACTCTATCCCATCATTGTCATCGTCAAACACAATCTCTACAATCAACTCATCGAGATCTAGATCCTCCCTCAATTACAGCGCCAACATACAAACCATACCAGAAGGCGAATCTGATGTGGTATCTCAAAGAAAGACTAGTCTGTCAAACCTAGATCCTAACAAATATGCAAACACTTCTGTATCagagaagagaaaatcAAGCAGACcaataatattaaagaCTGGGCTTGACAAGCCCATGGTTGCCGGACAAACTAAGATAAAGAGGTCAAATTGGACTAACTTCTTTTAG
- the CDC48 gene encoding AAA family ATPase CDC48 (CAGL0J09350g~Putative microsomal protein of CDC48/PAS1/SEC18 family of ATPases) yields the protein MGEEHKPLLDGSGAEPTVEDSTATAILRRKKKDNTLIVDDATNDDNSVIAINSNTMDKLELFRGDSVLVKGKKRKDTVLIVLIDDELEDGACRINRVVRNNLRVRLGDLVSIHPCPDIKYASRISVLPIADTIEGITGNLFDVYLKPYFVEAYRPVRKGDHFVVRGGMRAVEFKVVDVEPEEYAVVAQDTIIHWEGEPINREDEENNMNEVGYDDIGGCRKQMAQIREMVELPLRHPQLFKAIGIKPPRGVLMYGPPGTGKTLMARAVANETGAFFFLINGPEVMSKMAGESESNLRKAFEEAEKNAPAIIFIDEIDSIAPKRDKTNGEVERRVVSQLLTLMDGMKARSNVVVIAATNRPNSIDPALRRFGRFDREVDIGIPDATGRLEVLRIHTKNMKLADDVDLETLAAETHGYVGADIASLCSEAAMQQIREKMDLIDLEEDEIDAEVLDSLGVTMDNFRFALGNSNPSALRETVVESVNVTWDDVGGLDEIKEELKETVEYPVLHPDQYTKFGLAPSKGVLFYGPPGTGKTLLAKAVATEVSANFISVKGPELLSMWYGESESNIRDIFDKARAAAPTVVFLDELDSIAKARGGSLGDAGGASDRVVNQLLTEMDGMNAKKNVFVIGATNRPDQIDPAILRPGRLDQLIYVPLPDEPARLSILKAQLRKTPLEPGLDLTAIAKATQGFSGADLSYIVQRAAKYAIKDSIEAHRESLAAAEAEVKTEGGDVDMTSEDVKKEPVETVDPVPYITREHFAEAMKTAKRSVSDAELRRYEAYSQQMKASRGQFSNFNFGDSNQGTTETGNDGNSGANFGSAGDDDDDLYS from the coding sequence ATGGGTGAGGAACACAAGCCCTTGTTGGATGGTTCTGGTGCCGAACCAACTGTGGAGGACAGTACCGCCACTGCTATTTTGAGACGTAAGAAGAAGGACAACACATTGATTGTGGACGATGCTACCAATGATGACAACTCTGTGATCGCTATCAACTCAAACACCATGGACAAGCTAGAGTTGTTCAGAGGTGACTCTGTGCTTGTAAAGGGtaagaaaaggaaagacACCGTGCTAATTGTGTTGATTGATGACGAATTGGAGGATGGTGCCTGTAGGATTAACCGTGTGGTAAGAAACAACTTGCGTGTGAGATTGGGTGACCTGGTCTCGATCCACCCATGCCCAGACATCAAGTACGCTAGCAGAATTTCTGTGTTGCCAATTGCCGACACGATTGAAGGTATCACTGGTAACTTATTCGACGTCTACTTGAAGCCATACTTCGTTGAAGCTTATAGACCAGTTAGAAAAGGTGACCATTTCGTTGTCAGAGGTGGTATGAGAGCTGTTGAATTCAAGGTTGTTGATGTCGAACCAGAAGAATATGCCGTGGTTGCACAAGATACCATCATCCATTGGGAAGGTGAGCCAATTAACAGAGAAGATGAGGAAAATAACATGAACGAAGTCGGTTATGACGATATTGGTGGGTGCCGTAAGCAAATGGCTCAAATCAGAGAAATGGTCGAATTGCCTTTGAGACACCCACAATTGTTCAAAGCCATCGGTATTAAACCACCAAGGGGTGTTTTGATGTATGGTCCACCTGGTACTGGTAAAACCTTGATGGCTAGAGCTGTTGCCAATGAAACTGgtgctttcttcttcttgatcaatGGTCCTGAAGTCATGTCTAAGATGGCAGGTGAATCAGAATCCAATCTAAGAAAGGCTTTTGAGGAGGCTGAAAAGAATGCTCCAGctatcatcttcattgatgaaatcgATTCCATTGCTCCAAAGAGAGACAAGACTAACGGTGAAGTTGAAAGAAGAGTTGTTTCCCAATTATTGACTTTGATGGATGGTATGAAGGCTAGATCTAATGTTGTTGTCATCGCAGCCACTAACAGACCTAACTCCATTGACCCAGCACTAAGAAGATTTGGTAGATTCGATCGTGAGGTCGACATCGGTATTCCAGACGCTACTGGTAGACTAGAGGTTCTACGTATCCATACCAAGAACATGAAACTTGCCGATGACGTCGATCTTGAGACTTTGGCTGCTGAAACCCATGGTTATGTTGGTGCCGATATTGCTTCTTTGTGTTCTGAAGCAGCTATGCAACAAATTCGTGAGAAGATGGACTTGATcgatcttgaagaagacgaaATTGACGCAGAAGTGCTAGACTCTCTTGGTGTCACTATGGATAACTTTAGATTTGCTCTTGGTAACTCTAACCCATCTGCCCTACGTGAAACCGTTGTCGAGAGTGTCAACGTTACTTGGGATGATGTTGGTGGTCTAGATGAGATTAAGGAAGAATTGAAGGAAACCGTTGAATACCCGGTTCTTCACCCAGACCAATACACCAAGTTTGGCTTGGCTCCATCCAAGGGTGTTCTATTCTATGGTCCACCAGGTACTGGTAAGACTTTACTAGCCAAGGCTGTTGCCACTGAAGTTTCTGCAAACTTTATTTCTGTTAAGGGTCCTGAACTTTTGAGTATGTGGTATGGTGAGTCTGAATCCAACATCCGTGATATTTTCGATAAAGCTAGAGCTGCTGCTCCAACTGTTGTTTTCCTTGATGAATTGGATTCGATTGCTAAGGCTAGAGGTGGTTCTTTGGGTGACGCTGGCGGTGCCTCAGACAGAGTTGTCAATCAATTATTGACAGAAATGGATGGTATGAATGCGAAGAAGAATGTCTTCGTTATTGGTGCCACCAATAGACCAGACCAAATCGATCCTGCTATTTTGAGACCAGGTAGATTGGACCAACTGATATATGTTCCATTGCCAGATGAGCCAGCAAGATTATCAATTCTAAAGGCACAATTAAGAAAGACACCTCTAGAACCAGGCTTAGATCTAACAGCAATTGCCAAGGCTACCCAAGGTTTCTCTGGTGCTGATTTGTCATACATTGTTCAAAGAGCTGCTAAATACGCCATTAAGGATTCTATTGAAGCCCACAGAGAAAGCTTAGCTGCTGCTGAAGCTGAAGTCAAGACAGAAGGTGGAGATGTTGACATGACCAGTGAAGATGTCAAGAAGGAACCAGTTGAGACTGTTGATCCAGTTCCATACATTACCAGAGAGCATTTTGCTGAAGCTATGAAGACTGCCAAGCGTTCTGTTTCTGATGCTGAATTACGTCGTTACGAAGCTTACTCTCAACAAATGAAGGCCTCCAGAGGTCAATTCAGTAACTTCAACTTTGGTGATTCCAACCAAGGTACTACTGAAACCGGTAATGACGGTAACAGCGGTGCTAACTTCGGTTCAGCCGGTGatgacgacgacgattTGTACAGTTAG
- the HNT1 gene encoding adenosine 5'-monophosphoramidase (CAGL0J09372g~Ortholog(s) have hydrolase activity, role in nucleotide metabolic process and cytosol, nucleus localization), which yields MSASVAHDAACIFCKIIKGEIPSFKLIETKHVYSFLDIQPTSQGHALVIPKWHGAKLHDIPDEYLHDVLPTAKKIAKALNLDADGNYNILQNNGRLAHQEVDHVHFHLIPKPDEKTGLIVGWPAKQADMDQLAKFHKELVAKLES from the exons ATGTCCGCCTCAGTAGCTCACGATGCCGCATGCATCTTCTGCAAGATTATCAAGG GTGAAATCCCAAGCTTCAAGCTGATTGAGACCAAGCACGTCTATTCGTTCTTGGACATCCAGCCAACGTCCCAAGGCCACGCCTTGGTTATTCCAAAGTGGCACGGTGCCAAGCTGCACGACATTCCAGATGAGTATCTACACGACGTGCTGCCAACCGCCAAGAAGATCGCCAAGGCATTGAACCTCGACGCAGACGGCAACTACAACATTTTGCAAAACAATGGCAGACTCGCCCACCAAGAGGTAGACCACGTCCACTTCCACTTGATCCCTAAGCCAGACGAGAAGACAGGCCTCATTGTCGGCTGGCCTGCCAAGCAAGCCGACATGGATCAATTGGCAAAGTTCCACAAGGAATTGGTGGCCAAGTTGGAATCCTGA